The nucleotide window GCGGACATATGAGCACGAGGTTCTGTCTCGAGCAGACACGGATTTTGCATCTTTTCGATGCTCTGATTTGCGGCGAAGATGTCCAGCATCCGAAACCTGATCCGGAAGGGATTTTGAAGCTCATGAAAGAGCAGAACTTACTACCCGGAGAAACGATTGTCGTAGGCGACGCTGCATCCGATGTGGAAGCGGGAAAGGCGGCGCATGCGTTTACCGCGTGGCTGTGCTGGAGTGAGAATGCACAATCCTCTGAACTGAACGTTCCACCTGATTTTACGTGCAGATCAGTAGATGAGTTAAGAAGAGTCCTGGTGTCCTGAGACAGGGCACTACATAGGAGGAATTATGTTCAAGAAAATTTTACTGATGTTGATCATGCTGGCCACCGGTTTCGTCTACGCGCAAACAACGGTGAGCTGGAAAGATCTCCAGAACAACGTGGATGAATGGGCAAAGGGTCCCGTGAGTATCATCATGACTGATCAAGAACGGACCATTTTCCCGAAGCTGAAAACACCAGAAGAGAAGATGCAGTTTATCAAACTCTTTTGGGCCAGGCGCGATCCGATTTTGCGAACACGCGCGAATGAATTCAAGGAGGAATTCTTTAAAAGAGTTGAACACGCGAATCAGGAATTTGCTGAGCGGGATATACCCGGATGGCAGACTGCAAGAGGCAAAGTCTATGTGATCTTCGGGTCTCCGTCGCGAGTGGATCATCAAACGATCGCGGAATCGTCACGTCCTGCGCTGCTGTGGGTCTATGACAAACTTCCCGCAAAACGGATTCCGAAAAATGAGGCTTTGATGTTTATCTGGCGCGATTTTAAGTACGTTCTGGCGCCTCCCAATCCTGAGAGCGGCGACACCATGGCAGCTCAGCAAGCTTCGCTCGATGCAAATTTCCGGTATCAAGAAATTCCGAGCCTGGTGAACATGGCGTTTGCGGATGTTTCTAAAAGCAACGTCGTGGATGAGAAAATTGATTATGACGCTCTTCTCTTTTCGGTTCGATCCACCGAGAAGTTTGGCATCGCGGAGCTCAATTTCGGTGCTCAGGTGTTGCAAGCCCGGCCGCCTCAAATTCAGGTGAGCATTCCCGTTGCTTCGGCTCCTGTATACGATGAAGGGACGCGGAAATTTGCCGAACTTGTGTTCATTCAAGAGCTGAAAAAAGGGGAGCAGGTGATCACCCGGAAGGAGCACAGTGAGAGTTTTACATGGAGCAGCGCCACTTTTGACGATTTGAATCAGATCACAGTAAAACTTCCAGCCCTTGAGGCGCCTGCAGGTGCTTACGAACTCAATGTGACTGTTCAGGATCGCATATCCGGCGTTTCGGAAACGAGGAAAGTTCCGGTAAGCTTGTAGGTAGGGGCGACCCTTGTGGTCGCCCGTTTAGGGCAGGCACGAGGCCTGCCCCTACTTCGAACACATGAATGTTCTGAACGCGGAACAGATGCGCGCGGCCGATACGCACGCGATCGAGAACCTCAGCATTCCTTCACTGACATTAATGGAGAATGCAGCCACGCGTGTCGCCGAAATTCTGTTGCGAAAAAATCCGAGGCCGCGCCGCGTGCTGGTGGTTTGCGGAAAAGGGAATAATGGCGGTGACG belongs to bacterium and includes:
- a CDS encoding HAD family hydrolase, which encodes IFDRDGTLCDSLDVILGAFDHAIEPYTEKRHTREEWFAAFGPAEMDVIAKFIPAEKKQEAFNRFFDYYRAHFGEIHLYPGIRELLFELKRNGAKLMLFTGGGHMSTRFCLEQTRILHLFDALICGEDVQHPKPDPEGILKLMKEQNLLPGETIVVGDAASDVEAGKAAHAFTAWLCWSENAQSSELNVPPDFTCRSVDELRRVLVS
- a CDS encoding GWxTD domain-containing protein; amino-acid sequence: MFKKILLMLIMLATGFVYAQTTVSWKDLQNNVDEWAKGPVSIIMTDQERTIFPKLKTPEEKMQFIKLFWARRDPILRTRANEFKEEFFKRVEHANQEFAERDIPGWQTARGKVYVIFGSPSRVDHQTIAESSRPALLWVYDKLPAKRIPKNEALMFIWRDFKYVLAPPNPESGDTMAAQQASLDANFRYQEIPSLVNMAFADVSKSNVVDEKIDYDALLFSVRSTEKFGIAELNFGAQVLQARPPQIQVSIPVASAPVYDEGTRKFAELVFIQELKKGEQVITRKEHSESFTWSSATFDDLNQITVKLPALEAPAGAYELNVTVQDRISGVSETRKVPVSL